The stretch of DNA aaactgttgcatataccctgactctgcgtgcaatgaacgcaagagaaatgacaattTCTCTTTTTaaaatttcacctggttaatattgcctgctaacctggatttcttttagctaaatatgcaggtttaaaaatatatacctgtgtattgattttaagaaaggcattgatgtttatggttaagtacacattggagcaatgacagtcattgattgattgttttttataagataagtttaatgctagctagcaacttaccttagcttactgcattcgctaacaggcaggctcctcgtggagtgcaatgtaatcaatgcaagattgtatcccccgagctgacaaggttaaaaatctgtcattctgcccctaaaCGAGGCAGAACGtgcctaggccgtcattgaaaataagaatgtgttcttaactgacttgcctagtttaaaaaaaaatattaaaaaaaataataataacaaatcggcaaatcggcgcccaaaaataccgatatccgattgttatgaaaacttgaaatcggcccgattaatcggccattccgattaatcggtcgacctctagtacagatacccaaaaaaacaacataagtagtactttaaagtatttttacttaagtactttacaccactgattgaACCAGCCATACTGTAAGGACATACTTCTTGGCCGGTTTCCCAGATCCAGAGTGAGCCTATTCCTGGACTCTCCATTGAGCATGATTTTTAGTTAAGGACTAGGCTTTACTCTGGGTCTGGGAACTGGCCTTGATGTACTTCATTTGAAAAATGCTTGAATTTGAACTTGGCAAATTAGAATTGTATTGTCATAAAATGTTGAGTGCCTATATATTGTTACACTGTGATACTACCTGTATTAAAAAGTTAACaattctctttactattacaGGTGACTCAGGCAAAGGTAATGGACATGGTTCCTAATGCCGTGGATGACCAGTACACTCACTGTCGGGAGCAGATGCTGAAGAAGGTTGTGGAAGGGGGTTTGCTGGAAGAAGAACTAAAAGGCAGTACAGAGTATAGTTCTGCCTGGCAGGCAAAGCCGTGTACAAAGTTAATCCCGGGAGGCGTCAAGAAACATACAGATGCATTGGTGGCTTATGGACATGGGGGAAATGGGTTCAgaaagattttcaaccaagcagTGGAGACTCAGGGTGGGAATGTCACTGTCTATAACGGCAACTTCCGGTTCAAATCCCTCCACTTCCTTCTAATGGATGCCATGAGGCTTTTGAAGACAGAGAACTGCAAAACTGTGTTTCGTGGCTCAAGCAAAGAGTATGAGGCACAAGTAGGGTCAGAAGTGCGATTTGGGAGGTTTACATCAACCAAGGCCAAACGTTCCGATGTGGAGGAAGCTGCTTCAGACAGTGGGATCCTTTTCAACattacttcctgtactgtagtcaACATGGATGAGTACAGTTGCTTCCCAGAAAGCATTGATCAGCTGATATCCCCAGCAGAGGTGTTTAGGGTGGCTGAGgtaaacaatgtaagaaataaagaTCACGAGTACAGAGAGATCGTTTTGACAAGTTCAAGGACTCACACCATTGACAGCATCCGCGACTGTTACCTCTTCCCCAGGTGAGGCCAGGTTATGTAAGCGAAAAGATATGACAACATTAGACTACCAAACAGGTGTAGACGACACAAGAGTCAAGTGTTTTTAAAATGTCTACCTTATTCTTTGGAGAATGAaagtctgtctttgtctgtttgTCTCACCAGATCTCCTACAAGTACGAGTCCTCCATCAATCACCCCCAAAGGCTCCTCTACTCAATGGCTTGGCAGTAGCCTGTCTGTTCTTGTGGTTGtatctttctctatctccctgATCACCAGGACTGATCATCTCTGATAAACTAAAGTGTTGAATGATAATAGATGTGGTAAAGAAGTCAATGGAACGCAGACCGTGGGGGATAGAAGGACGCACATTCAACCAATCTGTTCTAACAAAATAGATATTTGTCAAATCGTCATTTTTTATGTATTGTAACATGCCTTGAATGTGCTTACTAAAGTTTGATTTGGATCTGTCTGTTTTCACGGCATAACATTTAGAAATAGTCCCTTTCAGGTTTAGTTGAAGTGACTGCTAAAGGCTAACTCCCATTCGTATAGactggtagcatagctagcatagagaAATCAATGGTGGTAGTAAGTCGttttttaactgtaatgcagtttCTTGGTGATGATGACATCAACATGTATTCAGGTTGACATCCATACCAACATTATACTCTGatttttacctcaacatagtgtgaaaCACACATAAACAATAGCCTAATTGTTAGCTAATTGTGCTGGTGGCCATTGAGGAGATTCTGGATCTTTCCCCCACGGCATTATTCCCTCCATGCGTTTCCATGGCATTTTCATTGTTTTGGTCGAGTTCCATTGACCTCTTCACTGCATCTATTgaaaaggacacacacacacacacacacacacacacacacacacacacacacacacacacacacacacacacacacaca from Salvelinus fontinalis isolate EN_2023a chromosome 5, ASM2944872v1, whole genome shotgun sequence encodes:
- the LOC129855838 gene encoding T-cell ecto-ADP-ribosyltransferase 2-like — protein: MQGQREKTFILILVAALSHRVTQAKVMDMVPNAVDDQYTHCREQMLKKVVEGGLLEEELKGSTEYSSAWQAKPCTKLIPGGVKKHTDALVAYGHGGNGFRKIFNQAVETQGGNVTVYNGNFRFKSLHFLLMDAMRLLKTENCKTVFRGSSKEYEAQVGSEVRFGRFTSTKAKRSDVEEAASDSGILFNITSCTVVNMDEYSCFPESIDQLISPAEVFRVAEVNNVRNKDHEYREIVLTSSRTHTIDSIRDCYLFPRSPTSTSPPSITPKGSSTQWLGSSLSVLVVVSFSISLITRTDHL